In Osmia bicornis bicornis chromosome 10, iOsmBic2.1, whole genome shotgun sequence, one genomic interval encodes:
- the LOC114874185 gene encoding 60S ribosomal protein L22-like has translation MAPTIAKKTKGPAIKKQALRGKGQKKKVSLKFTIDCTHPAEDNIMDVANFEKYLHERIKVSGKTNNFGNSVTLERDKMKLSVNSDIDFSKRYLKYLTKKYLKKNKLRDWLRVVSKDKDTYELRYFQINSQEDDDEEDAE, from the exons ATGGCTCCG ACTATCGCGAAAAAGACTAAAGGACCGGCCATCAAAAAACAAGCCCTTCGGGGTAAAGGCCAAAAGAAAAAGGTATCCCTTAAGTTTACCATTGACTGTACACATCCTGCAGAGGACAACATTATGGACGTAGCCAATTTT gAAAAATACTTGCACGAAAGGATCAAGGTTTCAGGCAAAACCAATAACTTTGGTAACAGTGTTACACTGGAACGCGATAAGATGAAATTGTCCGTCAATAGCGATATCGACTTCTCTAAGCG GTACCTTAAGTATTTGACAAAGAAGTAtctgaagaaaaataaattgcgTGATTGGTTGCGTGTCGTTTCAAAAGACAAAGACACCTACGAATTAAGGTACTTCCAGATTAACAGCCAAGAAGACGACGACGAAGAAGACGCAGAATAA
- the LOC114874180 gene encoding putative ammonium transporter 3 isoform X2 gives MELESNGTNITNSSVNETYVTSAYNLNQEDSNWIVTNSFIIFTMQTGFGMLESGCVSLKNEVNIMMKNVVDIVLGGLTYWAFGFAMSFGSERLKNPVIGMGEFLIDPSINDEFMGPKCAAFLFQLSFATTSTTIVSGAMAERCNFKAYCLFSFLNTIVYCVPAGWIWGDHGFLKNLGAVDIAGSGAVHLVGGISALACAIMLGPRLGRYDKGIDPLPLGCPVNAIMGLFVLWWGWLAFNSGSTYGISGQRWQYAARAAISTMLASMGGGLIGLGFSLYNPNGIDILSQINGILGALVAVTGGCFLYRAWEAIFVGMIGAFITCFIMPLLDKMHIDDPVGASATHGASGIWGIIAIGLFADNPYPLNTTKGRKGLFKGLAIMDSCFQSNTFYMLNISFHRRRLVLIRNTMSNCYMFSTLEFSCISNFVMGKLYELSFKEILQIETYGSVIISLFQFINKIIPIRMSVHEELLGADLVEHRIRHIQIGVSRAMSAIRPFSQEHELNNVPPVGINPGHDSYIERYNRKNRLKQKKRFSLGKKLSKISQINTITDIVLTGSNKPNFAWMD, from the exons ATGGAATTAGAAAGTAATGGAACAAACATTACAAATAGTTCAGTTAATGAAACGTACGTTACTTCTGCATACAATCTTAATCAAGAAGACAGCAACTGGATTGTGACAAATTCTTTTATAATCTTTACTATGCAAACGG GTTTTGGTATGTTGGAATCTGGATgcgtttctttaaaaaatgaagTTAACATTATGATGAAAAATgtagtagatatagtacttGGTGGACTGACTTATTGGGCATTTGGTTTTGCTATGAGTTTCGGATCAGAGAGATTAAAGAATCCTGTTATCGGTATGGGTGAATTTCTGATAGATCCTTCCATAAATGACGAATTTATGGGTCCAAAGTGTGCTGCatttttgtttcaattaaGTTTTGCAACTACTTCAACCACAATCGTTAGCGGTGCTATGGCCGAACG ATGCAATTTTAAAGCTTATTgcttattttctttcttaaacACCATTGTATATTGTGTACCAGCTGGATGGATATGGGGTGATCATGGGTTCTTAAAAAATTTAGGTGCTGTTGATATTGCTGGTTCAGGAGCAGTTCATCTTGTTGGAGGCATTTCTG CACTTGCATGTGCCATTATGTTAGGACCAAGACTGGGCAGATACGACAAAGGAATTGATCCATTGCCTCTTGGATGTCCGGTCAATGCCATTATGGGtttatttgtactttg GTGGGGCTGGTTAGCTTTCAATAGTGGCAGTACATACGGTATCAGTGGACAACGATGGCAATATGCTGCTAGGGCAGCAATTTCCACTATGCTAGCTAGCATGGGAGGTGGTTTAATTGGATTAGGTTTCAGTTTATATAATCCAAATGGAATTGATATTTTGAGCCAGATAAATGGTATTCTTGGTGCACTGGTTGCAGTTACAG GCGGTTGTTTCCTTTATAGAGCCTGGGAAGCTATATTCGTTGGAATGATCGGTGCTTTCATCACGTGCTTCATAATGCCACTATTAGATAAAATGCATATCGACGATCCTGTTGGAGCTAGTGCAACACAcg GTGCAAGCGGAATTTGGGGAATCATTGCTATCGGTCTATTTGCCGACAACCCATATCCTCTTAATACTACCAAAGGAAGAAAAGGGTTGTTCAAAGGTTTAGCAATAATGGATTCTTGTTTTCAAtcaaatacattttatatgctaaatatttctttccatAGGAGGAGGTTGGTACTTATTAGGAATACAATGTCTAACTGTTATATGTTTAGCACTTTGGAGTTTTCTTGTATCTCTAACTTTGTTATGGGTAAGTTGTATGAACTATCATTCAAAGAAATTCTCCAAATTGAAACTTATGGTTCAGTTATCATTTCACTGTTTCAGTtcataaacaaaattataccaATTAGAATGAGCGTTCATGAAGAACTTCTAGGTGCAGATTTAGTAGAGCATCGAATAAGACATATACAG ATTGGAGTAAGCAGAGCTATGTCTGCTATTCGTCCATTTTCACAAGAACATGAATTAAATAACGTGCCTCCTGTAGGAATCAATCCTG GTCACGATTCGTATATCGAAAGATACAACCGTAAAAAtcgtttaaaacagaaaaaaCGATTTTCTCTCGGAAAAAAGTTATCGAAGATTTCTCAAATAAATACTATTACCGACATAGTATTAACTGGAAGCAATAAGCCAAATTTCGCTTGGATGGATTAA
- the LOC114874180 gene encoding putative ammonium transporter 3 isoform X5, which produces MELESNGTNITNSSVNETYVTSAYNLNQEDSNWIVTNSFIIFTMQTGFGMLESGCVSLKNEVNIMMKNVVDIVLGGLTYWAFGFAMSFGSERLKNPVIGMGEFLIDPSINDEFMGPKCAAFLFQLSFATTSTTIVSGAMAERCNFKAYCLFSFLNTIVYCVPAGWIWGDHGFLKNLGAVDIAGSGAVHLVGGISALACAIMLGPRLGRYDKGIDPLPLGCPVNAIMGLFVLWWGWLAFNSGSTYGISGQRWQYAARAAISTMLASMGGGLIGLGFSLYNPNGIDILSQINGILGALVAVTGGCFLYRAWEAIFVGMIGAFITCFIMPLLDKMHIDDPVGASATHGASGIWGIIAIGLFADNPYPLNTTKGRKGLFKGGGWYLLGIQCLTVICLALWSFLVSLTLLWFINKIIPIRMSVHEELLGADLVEHRIRHIQIGVSRAMSAIRPFSQEHELNNVPPVGINPGHDSYIERYNRKNRLKQKKRFSLGKKLSKISQINTITDIVLTGSNKPNFAWMD; this is translated from the exons ATGGAATTAGAAAGTAATGGAACAAACATTACAAATAGTTCAGTTAATGAAACGTACGTTACTTCTGCATACAATCTTAATCAAGAAGACAGCAACTGGATTGTGACAAATTCTTTTATAATCTTTACTATGCAAACGG GTTTTGGTATGTTGGAATCTGGATgcgtttctttaaaaaatgaagTTAACATTATGATGAAAAATgtagtagatatagtacttGGTGGACTGACTTATTGGGCATTTGGTTTTGCTATGAGTTTCGGATCAGAGAGATTAAAGAATCCTGTTATCGGTATGGGTGAATTTCTGATAGATCCTTCCATAAATGACGAATTTATGGGTCCAAAGTGTGCTGCatttttgtttcaattaaGTTTTGCAACTACTTCAACCACAATCGTTAGCGGTGCTATGGCCGAACG ATGCAATTTTAAAGCTTATTgcttattttctttcttaaacACCATTGTATATTGTGTACCAGCTGGATGGATATGGGGTGATCATGGGTTCTTAAAAAATTTAGGTGCTGTTGATATTGCTGGTTCAGGAGCAGTTCATCTTGTTGGAGGCATTTCTG CACTTGCATGTGCCATTATGTTAGGACCAAGACTGGGCAGATACGACAAAGGAATTGATCCATTGCCTCTTGGATGTCCGGTCAATGCCATTATGGGtttatttgtactttg GTGGGGCTGGTTAGCTTTCAATAGTGGCAGTACATACGGTATCAGTGGACAACGATGGCAATATGCTGCTAGGGCAGCAATTTCCACTATGCTAGCTAGCATGGGAGGTGGTTTAATTGGATTAGGTTTCAGTTTATATAATCCAAATGGAATTGATATTTTGAGCCAGATAAATGGTATTCTTGGTGCACTGGTTGCAGTTACAG GCGGTTGTTTCCTTTATAGAGCCTGGGAAGCTATATTCGTTGGAATGATCGGTGCTTTCATCACGTGCTTCATAATGCCACTATTAGATAAAATGCATATCGACGATCCTGTTGGAGCTAGTGCAACACAcg GTGCAAGCGGAATTTGGGGAATCATTGCTATCGGTCTATTTGCCGACAACCCATATCCTCTTAATACTACCAAAGGAAGAAAAGGGTTGTTCAAAG GAGGAGGTTGGTACTTATTAGGAATACAATGTCTAACTGTTATATGTTTAGCACTTTGGAGTTTTCTTGTATCTCTAACTTTGTTATGG TtcataaacaaaattataccaATTAGAATGAGCGTTCATGAAGAACTTCTAGGTGCAGATTTAGTAGAGCATCGAATAAGACATATACAG ATTGGAGTAAGCAGAGCTATGTCTGCTATTCGTCCATTTTCACAAGAACATGAATTAAATAACGTGCCTCCTGTAGGAATCAATCCTG GTCACGATTCGTATATCGAAAGATACAACCGTAAAAAtcgtttaaaacagaaaaaaCGATTTTCTCTCGGAAAAAAGTTATCGAAGATTTCTCAAATAAATACTATTACCGACATAGTATTAACTGGAAGCAATAAGCCAAATTTCGCTTGGATGGATTAA
- the LOC114874184 gene encoding vesicle-associated membrane protein 2 isoform X1 codes for MATEGGLAPDAAAGAGAGAGTDGIVGGPRTPQQIASQKRLQATQAQVDEVVDIMKTNVEKVLERDQKLSELDDRADALQQGASQFEQQAGKLKRKFWLQNLKMMIIMGVIGLIVLAIIVAKFMPESTPPPPPAYAYPPPGVPGQVPPAAPPAPAAPASGGSNTAAAAALVGNLNGIHSVM; via the exons AT GGCGACCGAGGGCGGTCTAGCACCGGATGCTGCTGCAGGTGCAGGTGCAGGTGCAGGTACCGATGGAATCGTCGGAGGTCCCAGGACGCCGCAGCAGATCGCTTCGCAAAAACGACTGCAAGCGACGCAGGCGCAGGTCGACGAGGTCGTCGACATTATGAAAACGAACGTCGAAAAGGTTCTGGAGCGTGATCAGAAGCTTTCAGAACTCGACGATCGAGCAG ATGCGCTTCAGCAAGGAGCATCACAATTTGAACAACAAGCAGGAAAGCTAAAGAGGAAGTTCTGGCTACAAAATCTAAAG ATGATGATCATCATGGGTGTCATCGGACTGATCGTACTGGCCATTATCGTTG CGAAATTCATGCCAGAATCAACACCACCACCCCCGCCAGCTTATGCTTACCCACCACCAGGAGTTCCAGGCCAGGTACCACCTGCTGCTCCTCCAGCACCAGCAGCACCTGCTAGCGGTGGATCAAATACCGCTGCTGCTGCCGCGTTAGTCGGCAATTTGAATGGCATTCACAGCGTAATGTAA
- the LOC114874187 gene encoding gamma-aminobutyric acid receptor-associated protein — translation MKFRYKEEHPFEKRKAEGEKIRRKYPDRVPVIVEKAPKAKISDLDKQKYLVPSDLTVGQFYFLIRKRIHLRPEDALFFFVNNIIPPTSATMGSLYAEHHEEDFFLYMAYSDENVYGH, via the exons ATGAAGTTTCGTTACAAGGAGGAACACCCTTTTGAAAAGAGGAAGGCTGAGGGCGAAAAAATTCGACGGAAATATCCCGACAGGGTTCCC gTCATCGTTGAGAAAGCACCAAAAGCTAAAATTAGCGATTTGGACAAGCAAAAGTACCTAGTACCATCTGATTTGACTGTGGGtcaattttactttttaatccGTAAACGAATTCATCTTCGTCCCGAAGATGCTTTATTCTTCTTTGTTAACAACATCATTCCCCCGACAAGCGCCACTATGGGTTCCCTCTATGCG GAACACCACGAGGAAGACTTCTTTCTGTACATGGCATACAGCGACGAGAATGTATATGGACACTAA
- the LOC114874184 gene encoding vesicle-associated membrane protein 2 isoform X3, with the protein MATEGGLAPDAAAGAGAGAGTDGIVGGPRTPQQIASQKRLQATQAQVDEVVDIMKTNVEKVLERDQKLSELDDRADALQQGASQFEQQAGKLKRKFWLQNLKMMIIMGVIGLIVLAIIVANFM; encoded by the exons AT GGCGACCGAGGGCGGTCTAGCACCGGATGCTGCTGCAGGTGCAGGTGCAGGTGCAGGTACCGATGGAATCGTCGGAGGTCCCAGGACGCCGCAGCAGATCGCTTCGCAAAAACGACTGCAAGCGACGCAGGCGCAGGTCGACGAGGTCGTCGACATTATGAAAACGAACGTCGAAAAGGTTCTGGAGCGTGATCAGAAGCTTTCAGAACTCGACGATCGAGCAG ATGCGCTTCAGCAAGGAGCATCACAATTTGAACAACAAGCAGGAAAGCTAAAGAGGAAGTTCTGGCTACAAAATCTAAAG ATGATGATCATCATGGGTGTCATCGGACTGATCGTACTGGCCATTATCGTTG CGAACTTCATGTAG
- the LOC114874184 gene encoding vesicle-associated membrane protein 2 isoform X2: MATEGGLAPDAAAGAGAGAGTDGIVGGPRTPQQIASQKRLQATQAQVDEVVDIMKTNVEKVLERDQKLSELDDRADALQQGASQFEQQAGKLKRKFWLQNLKMMIIMGVIGLIVLAIIVASATSGSDSQN; this comes from the exons AT GGCGACCGAGGGCGGTCTAGCACCGGATGCTGCTGCAGGTGCAGGTGCAGGTGCAGGTACCGATGGAATCGTCGGAGGTCCCAGGACGCCGCAGCAGATCGCTTCGCAAAAACGACTGCAAGCGACGCAGGCGCAGGTCGACGAGGTCGTCGACATTATGAAAACGAACGTCGAAAAGGTTCTGGAGCGTGATCAGAAGCTTTCAGAACTCGACGATCGAGCAG ATGCGCTTCAGCAAGGAGCATCACAATTTGAACAACAAGCAGGAAAGCTAAAGAGGAAGTTCTGGCTACAAAATCTAAAG ATGATGATCATCATGGGTGTCATCGGACTGATCGTACTGGCCATTATCGTTG CGAGCGCCACCAGCGGCAGTGACTCGCAAAACTGA
- the LOC114874180 gene encoding putative ammonium transporter 3 isoform X1, whose product MELESNGTNITNSSVNETYVTSAYNLNQEDSNWIVTNSFIIFTMQTGFGMLESGCVSLKNEVNIMMKNVVDIVLGGLTYWAFGFAMSFGSERLKNPVIGMGEFLIDPSINDEFMGPKCAAFLFQLSFATTSTTIVSGAMAERCNFKAYCLFSFLNTIVYCVPAGWIWGDHGFLKNLGAVDIAGSGAVHLVGGISALACAIMLGPRLGRYDKGIDPLPLGCPVNAIMGLFVLWWGWLAFNSGSTYGISGQRWQYAARAAISTMLASMGGGLIGLGFSLYNPNGIDILSQINGILGALVAVTGGCFLYRAWEAIFVGMIGAFITCFIMPLLDKMHIDDPVGASATHGFNFNLAFIFLSFLTSQSLLSSNIGASGIWGIIAIGLFADNPYPLNTTKGRKGLFKGLAIMDSCFQSNTFYMLNISFHRRRLVLIRNTMSNCYMFSTLEFSCISNFVMGKLYELSFKEILQIETYGSVIISLFQFINKIIPIRMSVHEELLGADLVEHRIRHIQIGVSRAMSAIRPFSQEHELNNVPPVGINPGHDSYIERYNRKNRLKQKKRFSLGKKLSKISQINTITDIVLTGSNKPNFAWMD is encoded by the exons ATGGAATTAGAAAGTAATGGAACAAACATTACAAATAGTTCAGTTAATGAAACGTACGTTACTTCTGCATACAATCTTAATCAAGAAGACAGCAACTGGATTGTGACAAATTCTTTTATAATCTTTACTATGCAAACGG GTTTTGGTATGTTGGAATCTGGATgcgtttctttaaaaaatgaagTTAACATTATGATGAAAAATgtagtagatatagtacttGGTGGACTGACTTATTGGGCATTTGGTTTTGCTATGAGTTTCGGATCAGAGAGATTAAAGAATCCTGTTATCGGTATGGGTGAATTTCTGATAGATCCTTCCATAAATGACGAATTTATGGGTCCAAAGTGTGCTGCatttttgtttcaattaaGTTTTGCAACTACTTCAACCACAATCGTTAGCGGTGCTATGGCCGAACG ATGCAATTTTAAAGCTTATTgcttattttctttcttaaacACCATTGTATATTGTGTACCAGCTGGATGGATATGGGGTGATCATGGGTTCTTAAAAAATTTAGGTGCTGTTGATATTGCTGGTTCAGGAGCAGTTCATCTTGTTGGAGGCATTTCTG CACTTGCATGTGCCATTATGTTAGGACCAAGACTGGGCAGATACGACAAAGGAATTGATCCATTGCCTCTTGGATGTCCGGTCAATGCCATTATGGGtttatttgtactttg GTGGGGCTGGTTAGCTTTCAATAGTGGCAGTACATACGGTATCAGTGGACAACGATGGCAATATGCTGCTAGGGCAGCAATTTCCACTATGCTAGCTAGCATGGGAGGTGGTTTAATTGGATTAGGTTTCAGTTTATATAATCCAAATGGAATTGATATTTTGAGCCAGATAAATGGTATTCTTGGTGCACTGGTTGCAGTTACAG GCGGTTGTTTCCTTTATAGAGCCTGGGAAGCTATATTCGTTGGAATGATCGGTGCTTTCATCACGTGCTTCATAATGCCACTATTAGATAAAATGCATATCGACGATCCTGTTGGAGCTAGTGCAACACAcggttttaattttaatttagccttcatttttctttcatttttgacTTCTCAATCTCTTTTGTCTTCCAATATAGGTGCAAGCGGAATTTGGGGAATCATTGCTATCGGTCTATTTGCCGACAACCCATATCCTCTTAATACTACCAAAGGAAGAAAAGGGTTGTTCAAAGGTTTAGCAATAATGGATTCTTGTTTTCAAtcaaatacattttatatgctaaatatttctttccatAGGAGGAGGTTGGTACTTATTAGGAATACAATGTCTAACTGTTATATGTTTAGCACTTTGGAGTTTTCTTGTATCTCTAACTTTGTTATGGGTAAGTTGTATGAACTATCATTCAAAGAAATTCTCCAAATTGAAACTTATGGTTCAGTTATCATTTCACTGTTTCAGTtcataaacaaaattataccaATTAGAATGAGCGTTCATGAAGAACTTCTAGGTGCAGATTTAGTAGAGCATCGAATAAGACATATACAG ATTGGAGTAAGCAGAGCTATGTCTGCTATTCGTCCATTTTCACAAGAACATGAATTAAATAACGTGCCTCCTGTAGGAATCAATCCTG GTCACGATTCGTATATCGAAAGATACAACCGTAAAAAtcgtttaaaacagaaaaaaCGATTTTCTCTCGGAAAAAAGTTATCGAAGATTTCTCAAATAAATACTATTACCGACATAGTATTAACTGGAAGCAATAAGCCAAATTTCGCTTGGATGGATTAA
- the LOC114874180 gene encoding putative ammonium transporter 3 isoform X3, with protein MELESNGTNITNSSVNETYVTSAYNLNQEDSNWIVTNSFIIFTMQTGFGMLESGCVSLKNEVNIMMKNVVDIVLGGLTYWAFGFAMSFGSERLKNPVIGMGEFLIDPSINDEFMGPKCAAFLFQLSFATTSTTIVSGAMAERCNFKAYCLFSFLNTIVYCVPAGWIWGDHGFLKNLGAVDIAGSGAVHLVGGISALACAIMLGPRLGRYDKGIDPLPLGCPVNAIMGLFVLWWGWLAFNSGSTYGISGQRWQYAARAAISTMLASMGGGLIGLGFSLYNPNGIDILSQINGILGALVAVTGGCFLYRAWEAIFVGMIGAFITCFIMPLLDKMHIDDPVGASATHGFNFNLAFIFLSFLTSQSLLSSNIGASGIWGIIAIGLFADNPYPLNTTKGRKGLFKGGGWYLLGIQCLTVICLALWSFLVSLTLLWFINKIIPIRMSVHEELLGADLVEHRIRHIQIGVSRAMSAIRPFSQEHELNNVPPVGINPGHDSYIERYNRKNRLKQKKRFSLGKKLSKISQINTITDIVLTGSNKPNFAWMD; from the exons ATGGAATTAGAAAGTAATGGAACAAACATTACAAATAGTTCAGTTAATGAAACGTACGTTACTTCTGCATACAATCTTAATCAAGAAGACAGCAACTGGATTGTGACAAATTCTTTTATAATCTTTACTATGCAAACGG GTTTTGGTATGTTGGAATCTGGATgcgtttctttaaaaaatgaagTTAACATTATGATGAAAAATgtagtagatatagtacttGGTGGACTGACTTATTGGGCATTTGGTTTTGCTATGAGTTTCGGATCAGAGAGATTAAAGAATCCTGTTATCGGTATGGGTGAATTTCTGATAGATCCTTCCATAAATGACGAATTTATGGGTCCAAAGTGTGCTGCatttttgtttcaattaaGTTTTGCAACTACTTCAACCACAATCGTTAGCGGTGCTATGGCCGAACG ATGCAATTTTAAAGCTTATTgcttattttctttcttaaacACCATTGTATATTGTGTACCAGCTGGATGGATATGGGGTGATCATGGGTTCTTAAAAAATTTAGGTGCTGTTGATATTGCTGGTTCAGGAGCAGTTCATCTTGTTGGAGGCATTTCTG CACTTGCATGTGCCATTATGTTAGGACCAAGACTGGGCAGATACGACAAAGGAATTGATCCATTGCCTCTTGGATGTCCGGTCAATGCCATTATGGGtttatttgtactttg GTGGGGCTGGTTAGCTTTCAATAGTGGCAGTACATACGGTATCAGTGGACAACGATGGCAATATGCTGCTAGGGCAGCAATTTCCACTATGCTAGCTAGCATGGGAGGTGGTTTAATTGGATTAGGTTTCAGTTTATATAATCCAAATGGAATTGATATTTTGAGCCAGATAAATGGTATTCTTGGTGCACTGGTTGCAGTTACAG GCGGTTGTTTCCTTTATAGAGCCTGGGAAGCTATATTCGTTGGAATGATCGGTGCTTTCATCACGTGCTTCATAATGCCACTATTAGATAAAATGCATATCGACGATCCTGTTGGAGCTAGTGCAACACAcggttttaattttaatttagccttcatttttctttcatttttgacTTCTCAATCTCTTTTGTCTTCCAATATAGGTGCAAGCGGAATTTGGGGAATCATTGCTATCGGTCTATTTGCCGACAACCCATATCCTCTTAATACTACCAAAGGAAGAAAAGGGTTGTTCAAAG GAGGAGGTTGGTACTTATTAGGAATACAATGTCTAACTGTTATATGTTTAGCACTTTGGAGTTTTCTTGTATCTCTAACTTTGTTATGG TtcataaacaaaattataccaATTAGAATGAGCGTTCATGAAGAACTTCTAGGTGCAGATTTAGTAGAGCATCGAATAAGACATATACAG ATTGGAGTAAGCAGAGCTATGTCTGCTATTCGTCCATTTTCACAAGAACATGAATTAAATAACGTGCCTCCTGTAGGAATCAATCCTG GTCACGATTCGTATATCGAAAGATACAACCGTAAAAAtcgtttaaaacagaaaaaaCGATTTTCTCTCGGAAAAAAGTTATCGAAGATTTCTCAAATAAATACTATTACCGACATAGTATTAACTGGAAGCAATAAGCCAAATTTCGCTTGGATGGATTAA
- the LOC114874180 gene encoding putative ammonium transporter 3 isoform X4, whose translation MLESGCVSLKNEVNIMMKNVVDIVLGGLTYWAFGFAMSFGSERLKNPVIGMGEFLIDPSINDEFMGPKCAAFLFQLSFATTSTTIVSGAMAERCNFKAYCLFSFLNTIVYCVPAGWIWGDHGFLKNLGAVDIAGSGAVHLVGGISALACAIMLGPRLGRYDKGIDPLPLGCPVNAIMGLFVLWWGWLAFNSGSTYGISGQRWQYAARAAISTMLASMGGGLIGLGFSLYNPNGIDILSQINGILGALVAVTGGCFLYRAWEAIFVGMIGAFITCFIMPLLDKMHIDDPVGASATHGFNFNLAFIFLSFLTSQSLLSSNIGASGIWGIIAIGLFADNPYPLNTTKGRKGLFKGLAIMDSCFQSNTFYMLNISFHRRRLVLIRNTMSNCYMFSTLEFSCISNFVMGKLYELSFKEILQIETYGSVIISLFQFINKIIPIRMSVHEELLGADLVEHRIRHIQIGVSRAMSAIRPFSQEHELNNVPPVGINPGHDSYIERYNRKNRLKQKKRFSLGKKLSKISQINTITDIVLTGSNKPNFAWMD comes from the exons ATGTTGGAATCTGGATgcgtttctttaaaaaatgaagTTAACATTATGATGAAAAATgtagtagatatagtacttGGTGGACTGACTTATTGGGCATTTGGTTTTGCTATGAGTTTCGGATCAGAGAGATTAAAGAATCCTGTTATCGGTATGGGTGAATTTCTGATAGATCCTTCCATAAATGACGAATTTATGGGTCCAAAGTGTGCTGCatttttgtttcaattaaGTTTTGCAACTACTTCAACCACAATCGTTAGCGGTGCTATGGCCGAACG ATGCAATTTTAAAGCTTATTgcttattttctttcttaaacACCATTGTATATTGTGTACCAGCTGGATGGATATGGGGTGATCATGGGTTCTTAAAAAATTTAGGTGCTGTTGATATTGCTGGTTCAGGAGCAGTTCATCTTGTTGGAGGCATTTCTG CACTTGCATGTGCCATTATGTTAGGACCAAGACTGGGCAGATACGACAAAGGAATTGATCCATTGCCTCTTGGATGTCCGGTCAATGCCATTATGGGtttatttgtactttg GTGGGGCTGGTTAGCTTTCAATAGTGGCAGTACATACGGTATCAGTGGACAACGATGGCAATATGCTGCTAGGGCAGCAATTTCCACTATGCTAGCTAGCATGGGAGGTGGTTTAATTGGATTAGGTTTCAGTTTATATAATCCAAATGGAATTGATATTTTGAGCCAGATAAATGGTATTCTTGGTGCACTGGTTGCAGTTACAG GCGGTTGTTTCCTTTATAGAGCCTGGGAAGCTATATTCGTTGGAATGATCGGTGCTTTCATCACGTGCTTCATAATGCCACTATTAGATAAAATGCATATCGACGATCCTGTTGGAGCTAGTGCAACACAcggttttaattttaatttagccttcatttttctttcatttttgacTTCTCAATCTCTTTTGTCTTCCAATATAGGTGCAAGCGGAATTTGGGGAATCATTGCTATCGGTCTATTTGCCGACAACCCATATCCTCTTAATACTACCAAAGGAAGAAAAGGGTTGTTCAAAGGTTTAGCAATAATGGATTCTTGTTTTCAAtcaaatacattttatatgctaaatatttctttccatAGGAGGAGGTTGGTACTTATTAGGAATACAATGTCTAACTGTTATATGTTTAGCACTTTGGAGTTTTCTTGTATCTCTAACTTTGTTATGGGTAAGTTGTATGAACTATCATTCAAAGAAATTCTCCAAATTGAAACTTATGGTTCAGTTATCATTTCACTGTTTCAGTtcataaacaaaattataccaATTAGAATGAGCGTTCATGAAGAACTTCTAGGTGCAGATTTAGTAGAGCATCGAATAAGACATATACAG ATTGGAGTAAGCAGAGCTATGTCTGCTATTCGTCCATTTTCACAAGAACATGAATTAAATAACGTGCCTCCTGTAGGAATCAATCCTG GTCACGATTCGTATATCGAAAGATACAACCGTAAAAAtcgtttaaaacagaaaaaaCGATTTTCTCTCGGAAAAAAGTTATCGAAGATTTCTCAAATAAATACTATTACCGACATAGTATTAACTGGAAGCAATAAGCCAAATTTCGCTTGGATGGATTAA